One part of the Plasmodium yoelii strain 17X genome assembly, chromosome: 13 genome encodes these proteins:
- a CDS encoding nucleotidyltransferase, putative: MDDLYYFLYNEEEPESVKEAKLELHKVLKKNRERPNRVNKPMKEADTVISLVDNPEDINKNIKEKKIINDISNTEQNVQTDHVKKKQKTLSKNKNKNKNTDEATNSQGNVSDISIYSCSSVSSGSDSSSSINYLSNLDKEKSLSSVKNKSKIMFYGNSINNDETFDNNQFNGNNNKRKRDEEQNNLNEPWKEKNSKWRKINNEGNGNENEKDILQYFKINYQKLTSLEQKYYKHMMKKLKIRYDNKKKIFFANDNFTKTFSDVITKNGSDNFNFIGYLEYSFRYLLEWLTPTKEEKLLKLKSVIKLEMIVKSIYPNCKMEIFGSFVTGLSIPSSDIDVCFMDIKQAEIETLTIIGYVLIKLNVCRNMRIIKDAKVKILKYTDNESGANVDICINQKSSKESTDFVKKKIKEYIYLRPLVILIKFFLNSRNLNETYTGGIGSFMLCCMVLHFLQIHPLTFDTKIYNNTNLVSLIIEFFYFYNLDYPLNDKCSVLRGLGHVMPRYMRSEYERNNNRLCIENPIDISIDVGANSYKIRYILHIFSHNFCNLITLIKKLKKQGVPLFRNKYNTTRKGQHDNNFIQGNKLNPNSIFPLFYGNFLNPNNIAFTKRFKNNFPNSLWNIDQFDFAYTQEEKNKLFEMICNDMSSYFLNNFGESMDAVNIFSTIDRAFFFSLDIFSNIFKCV; encoded by the coding sequence atggatgatttgtattattttctttacaATGAAGAAGAGCCAGAAAGTGTGAAGGAAGCCAAATTGGAGCTTCATAAAGTTTTGAAGAAAAATAGAGAAAGGCCAAATCGAGTAAATAAGCCAATGAAAGAAGCTGATACTGTAATTTCGCTAGTTGATAATCCAgaagatattaataaaaatataaaagaaaaaaaaataataaatgatatatcAAATACTGAACAAAATGTACAAACTGATCATGTtaagaaaaaacaaaaaacattatcaaaaaataaaaataaaaataaaaatacagaTGAAGCAACAAATTCACAAGGTAACGTATCAGATATTAGTATATATTCATGTTCTTCTGTATCATCAGGATCTGATAGTTCTTCGtctattaattatttatccAACTTGGATAAAGAGAAATCTCTATCCTCTGTTAAAAACAAAAGtaaaataatgttttatGGAAATAGTATAAACAATGATGAGACATTTGATAATAATCAATttaatggaaataataacaaaCGTAAACGAGATgaagaacaaaataatttgaatGAACCATGGAAAGAGAAAAATTCCAAAtggagaaaaataaataatgaaggAAATggtaatgaaaatgaaaaagatatattacaatattttaaaataaattaccaAAAACTTACTTCATTagaacaaaaatattataaacatatgatgaaaaaattaaaaataagatatgataataaaaagaaaatattttttgcaaatgataattttacaaaaacATTTTCAGAtgtaataacaaaaaatggaagtgataattttaatttcataGGATACTTAGAATATTCATTTCGTTATTTATTAGAATGGTTAACACCAACAAAAGAAGAAAAGTTATTAAAACTCAAATCAGTAATAAAATTAGAAATGATTGTTAAATCTATTTATCCAAATTGtaaaatggaaatatttGGGTCCTTTGTCACAGGATTATCTATACCAAGTAGTGATATAGATGTATGTTTTATGGATATTAAACAAGCTGAAATTGAGACGTTAACTATTATTGGTTAtgtgttaataaaattgaatgTTTGTAGAAATAtgagaataataaaagatgcaaaagtaaaaatattaaaatatactGATAATGAATCAGGTGCCAATGTTGACATATGTATAAATCAAAAATCATCAAAAGAAAGTACagattttgtaaaaaaaaaaataaaagaatatatatatttaagacCATTAGTTATAttgattaaattttttttaaattcaagaAATTTAAATGAAACATATACTGGGGGTATTGGTTCATTTATGTTATGTTGTATggttttgcattttttacaAATCCATCCATTAACTTTtgatacaaaaatatataataatacaaatttagTAAGCTTAATTAtagaatttttttatttttataacttagATTATCCACTAAATGATAAATGTTCTGTTTTAAGAGGCTTAGGACATGTTATGCCTAGATATATGCGAAGTGAATATGAACGAAATAACAACAGATTATGTATTGAAAATCCAATAGATATATCAATAGATGTTGGTGCCAATTCTTACAAAATTcgatatatattacatatttttagtcataatttttgtaatttaattaccttaataaaaaaattaaaaaaacaaggGGTCCCTCTTTTTAGGAATAAATATAACACAACTCGTAAGGGGCAacatgataataattttattcaaggaaataaattaaacCCCAATTCTATCTTTCCATTATTTTATGGCAATTTTCTTAATCCGAACAATATTGCTTTTActaaaagatttaaaaataatttcccAAATTCTTTATGGAACATTGATCAATTTGATTTTGCATATACacaagaagaaaaaaataaattatttgaaatgATATGTAATGATATGTCatcttattttttaaacaattttGGGGAAAGTATGGATGCAGTAAATATATTCTCAACTATTGATCGAGCCTTCTTTTTCTCCTTAGATATTTTCagcaatatatttaaatgtgtTTAG
- a CDS encoding SAM-dependent RNA methyltransferase, putative encodes MGVKFIVEHMDDLEEWCILEYMHICEIVKDENIIFTKFKGNFKDISKSHEPKCYEKSIGDLKDEFGWNKICLLDMKAKDVLTCKDKNEIDFLLFGGILGNVPSNDRTSELRKFEFPISRNLGSVQMTTNTAVLVCHIILNDQVELENIPFVDNPDIVLKNNKESMMLPFRFVSKYYYTKCESDKNVPILPKNFKDYLIKLGDQQYNDLDSFF; translated from the coding sequence atggGGGTAAAATTCATTGTAGAGCATATGGATGATCTTGAAGAATGGTGCATACTtgaatatatgcatatttgtGAAATTgtaaaagatgaaaatataatatttacaaaatttaaaggtaattttaaagatatatcaAAATCACATGAGCCAAAATGTTATGAAAAATCTATAGGTGATTTAAAAGATGAATTTGGATGGAATAAAATATGCTTATTAGATATGAAAGCAAAAGATGTATTAACATGCAaggataaaaatgaaatcgactttttattatttggtGGTATATTGGGAAATGTACCATCAAATGATAGAACATCAGAATTAAGAAAATTCGAATTTCCTATATCAAGAAATCTAGGAAGTGTGCAAATGACTACAAATACTGCAGTGTTAGTTtgtcatattattttaaatgatCAGGTAGAATTAGAAAATATTCCTTTTGTTGATAATCCTGATATTGttcttaaaaataataaagaatctATGATGTTGCCATTTCGTTTTGTTtccaaatattattatacaaaaTGTGAAAGCGATAAAAATGTTCCAATTCTACCAAAAAATTTTAAGGactatttaataaaattaggTGATCAGCAATATAATGATCTtgattcttttttttaa